Below is a genomic region from Candidatus Abyssobacteria bacterium SURF_5.
ACTTTTCCTCGAGGTGCTGGTTCCGCTCGCGCAGAATTCTCGCATGCTTTCCCGAGACCGTCACATTATCAATCTGAACCGAATTGTCCGCGTTCCGGCCAATGGTGATCTCGTCCTGGTCGAATTCCAGCTCCTGAATTACCGCGCCGTTAAACCTGATCGACAACCGTATCATCCCGCTCCTCCTGGTTCCACATTAGAATCCGTTGAACCCTGAATCTGCTGTGCGAATGATGCGCGTTTTCCTGATTCTTCAAGACCCTCCGATAGATCGGCGAATGCCTGTAATTCTGTGAGGCAGGCTCTCATTCCATTCGGCCGTTTTTCCGGATCCTTAGCCAGCATCTGGAGTACCAGCTCGTCAAGTTGTTCCGGAATCTGATCGTTTCGCCCTCGCAACGAGGGCGGTTCCCGAGTCAATTTCTGTACGATAACTGTCTCAAGTCCTCCTGTGAACGGCAGGTGTCCGCTCAGGATTTTATAAACGGTAACTCCGAAGGCGTAAATATCAGAGCGAGAATCCGCCTCTTTTCCCTCGGCCTGTTCCGGACTCATATATGCGGGAGAACCCAACACAGTGCCTGTATGCGTGTGCAGACTGGATTGAGCCAGCTTTGCCAATCCGAAATCGCCTATTTTCAGGAGACCCTCTCCAGTTACAAAGATGTTCGCCGGTTTCACATCGCGATGCACCACTCCATGCTCATGCGCGTACGCCAGCGCCTCCGCCAACTGAACGATCAGGCGCACCGCCTCGTGTATCGGCAGCGGCCCTTTCTTCCTCAGCAGCGCGTCCAGTTCCTCGCCTTCGACAAGCTCCATCGCAATCCAGCACTGCCCGTTTTGCTCAACAAAATCATAAACGTGCACGATGTTGGGGTGGTTGAGCCGGGCGAGGGTTCGGGCTTCCTGCTGAAAGCGCATCGCCAATTTCTCGTCGTGACTCATGGAATCCGGAAGCTGCTTCAGGGCCACATCGCGCGCCAGGACGCTATCGTAGGCGCGGAAGACGATGCCCATCGCGCCGCGCCCGATCTCGTGCCGGATGCAGTAGCGCCCGTCAGGCCCGACAACAGCCGCCGCAGACGGACACGTCTCCAATGTCGCCGCCGCGCCTCTTTTTTGATTGAAAACCTCCTGAGATGTTCCAGGCAAATCAACAGTCTGTGACGCCGGCGCAGGACCAATTGCTTTCTCCGCGGATGCGCCTTTAGCCTGATTC
It encodes:
- a CDS encoding serine/threonine protein kinase — protein: MRGFMSFLFWLLKKGAAALGVFLREIFRGILLMPGIVRKPSVLGRCLLTAHLAQITVVLVIVGMASFVPAAVDAQLEKLYPPTTVRMIFGLRTNTMPHPRLDQQKKLARHILWAGSGSLIVCLFLLHVPRAVNRTTALARRRESEADVLLDSEPSASALLYAAALSLAVEPDYEKTLNGKLLIAKERVRELNQAKGASAEKAIGPAPASQTVDLPGTSQEVFNQKRGAAATLETCPSAAAVVGPDGRYCIRHEIGRGAMGIVFRAYDSVLARDVALKQLPDSMSHDEKLAMRFQQEARTLARLNHPNIVHVYDFVEQNGQCWIAMELVEGEELDALLRKKGPLPIHEAVRLIVQLAEALAYAHEHGVVHRDVKPANIFVTGEGLLKIGDFGLAKLAQSSLHTHTGTVLGSPAYMSPEQAEGKEADSRSDIYAFGVTVYKILSGHLPFTGGLETVIVQKLTREPPSLRGRNDQIPEQLDELVLQMLAKDPEKRPNGMRACLTELQAFADLSEGLEESGKRASFAQQIQGSTDSNVEPGGAG